The nucleotide sequence TGCCGCTGTTCGGTTTGATCGGGACGCTCGCACCGACGTTGTTTTCACTGACCGGACAACCCGCGGGCTTGATCGAATTGGAATCGGCATACCTTCGGCTGCTGATGTGGGGTGCCGGAGGGATCGTTCTGGAATCCGGTTTAAGCGGTTTCTTTGCCGGTACCGAGCGGACGCACGTGATCATGTGGGCCAGCATCGCATCGGGCGTTGTGAATCTGGTTTTGGATTGGATGTTCATCTTTGGAATGAACATGGGGCCGCTGCAGATCGAAGCCATGGGCATCATCGGTGCCGGTTGGGCCAGTTTGATCTCGTTCTGGTTCAAGGGCGGCTTGTTCGCGTTTTTGTTGGCACGGCCCAAGTTTCAGGAAAGCTATCGGATTCTGGCCGGCATCTCGTTTGATCCCGCGTTGATCCGCAAGTTGTTGTTCTTCGGTTTACCGTCGGGATTGATGTCGTTAACCGAGGCGGCCGGGTTCACCGCGATCGTCTTGCAGATCGGACAGCAGGGGGACTTGCCACTGCGAGCGACCACAATGGCGATCAATTTCAACATGATCGCTTATGTCCCGTTGGTCGGCGTCGCGATCGCCGCATCGGTTCTGGTGGGGCGGCATTTGACCGAAAGCGGTCCTTCACGAGCGGTCAAATCGGTGGCCGGGGCCCTATCGATCGGTTGGATCTATTCGATGGTCTGGGCGGTGTTGTACCTGGCGTTTCCTGATCAACTGCTGGCGCTGTACCAGTGGGGTGACGCATCGGAAGATTCGATGGTGGCGATATCGCTGGCGCGAAACCTGTTGGGTTTCGTCGCCATTTATGTCATCGTCGATGCGACGCAATTGATCGTGGCCGGATCGCTTCGCGGTGCCGGTGACACCTGGTTCGTTTTGCTGTCCGGCTTGTTTGCGTCAATCATCGCTTGCAGCATCGGCATCGTTTTCGAACCGGAAACGGGACGGCTGACTTGGTGGTGGTGGGTCGTCACCGGGTGGGTGTTCTTGCTGGCCGCTTCGATGGTGGGCCGGTTCTTGCAGGGACGTTGGAAGTCGATGCGGATGGTGTAAGCGGAGCCTGTTCAGGCGGCTGCCACCCCAACGACGACTTTCCACAACGGCCAGCCCAGCAGGCAGATGCCCACGGCCACCGCGGCAATCGACAAAATCAAGACCGCGCCGGCGGCCATGTCCAGGGCGCGGCCGATCCGCGGGTCGAAGCTGGGGTGAACCGTGTGAACCAACGCTTCGAAGGCGCTGTTGGCGACTTCTGCCGCGATCACCACGCCGACCGTCAGCCACAGAATTGCCATGGATGTGGCGGGCAGACGCAGGGCAAATGCCGTTACCAAAACCAGAACGCCGGCCGGAAAGTGGACCCAAAAGCTTTTCTGTCCCCGGACCGCGACCCCGATGCCGCGGCTCGCGTCGGCAAACTTCTGGCGCCATGTGGATCGTGAATGGGGATCGGTCATTCCAAGCCCTCCACGCCTGGCGGCGGAATCAGTTGGCCACCTACGCGGCCTCGCCCCGTCGGGAAGAATCGCGGCAGAACGAAGAAGTTGAAGCCGACATTTTCTCGTCCCGCGTCCACGGTGACTTCGAATCCCGTCAAGAAGGATTCACCGATCCGCGTCAGCCCGATCGTTTGTCCGACGTTACCGACGTCGGCAAAGTCATAGGTGGATCCCGCGCGGACGATCCATTTTTCGTTCAACCGATAATCCAACGATGTCCGCAGGGCCGTGCTGGTCACCGGTCCATCGATGTTGATCAACCCCGCATAGACATCGCCCAAGCCCGGTCGGCTCATGCGTATGCCGCCGCTGATGCTGCGCAATCCATCGTCAAAGAAATCGATGTAGCCGTCGCTTAGCAAAGAAACGCGATCGCCCAGGTGGAAGCTTGCGTCGTACGTCGTCGGGCCAACCGTTTCGCCATAATTATCACGATCGGCGTCGGGCATCAGGATGGTGTCAATGTCCAACCGCAGGATGTCCGTGATGCGTTCCCGGCCCGGCAAGCCACGTCGTGTTTGGAATCGTTGGTGAACCCCCAAGCGAATCTGTTGCTGGTCGGCCACCACCACATCACTGGGGCTGGTGACGTAGCGTTGAATGCCTTGGCGGAATCCATAATCGCGCGGATCAAACTGTGCCGGCAACACCCCGCCAAATTGATCGATGATGAATCGACGGCGAAATTGTTCCTGCGCGTTATCATCCAGCGAATCGTAGTACGGCAAGTCGTCAAAGTTCGCGTCGCTGTCGGCATAGAAGTATTCGCCCACCCATTCGATCTTGTGGGCCAAGCCGCGAACATTCAACAACGCGCTTTGAATGGTCGGATCGATGCGGTACATCGGCAAACTGGCTCGGATGCCCGCTTGTCCGGTCAAGCGTGTCAGCGAATCGCCGTTGATGTCTTCGCCGAAATACGTCGCGTCGCCACCGACAAAGGGGCTCAGGTTCAGCGGACCCAAGTCCAGAGGCGCGGACAATTCATGTCGCGTCGATGCGATCAAACCTTTCGCATCGACTTCGCCCGGCAGTGTCGTCATCGATGCGGCTTCGACCGGATCGACCGGCGTGTCGGCGACATTCAAATCGACGTAGCCGACTTTGTTGTTCATCGTCCACGTCAACGCGTTGCCCAGCGGCGAAAGTCCGATCGCATAGTGTTCCAGGACGGGCAGTTGCTGCGTTTCTTTGAAGAAATCATTGACCCTTGCTTCGACGGACAAGTCCAATAATTGGTTGCCGCCGTAGCGACGAAGCCTTGCGCCGGTGGTGTAGTCCTTTTGCTGGTCCCAATCGCTTTCAAAGTATTGTTCCAAGAAATTGCGGTCGCTGATGTAACCGACCTCAGCGATGAATTCCCAGCCGCTGTTGAACGTGTGACGGTGTTGAAGCCATGACTTGCCACGCCAAGTTTTTTCCGGCGTCAAGTCGCGTCGGTCCTGCCCCAAGGTGTCCAAGCCTGTGTCGTGAATCAGATAGCCGTCGGTTTGTCCACGAACATGTCCCGGGATACCAAAGAAACTGGTGCGGTCGTATGTGGTGCGGGTACCAAACGCGGGGCCACGGTCACTTAGATAGTCCGTCTTGATGCGCACATCGACGCCGTCCGGGGCCGAGTCGTATCCCAGCAGTTGGAACAGGTCCCATTCCAACATGACCTGTGTTCCGAAGATGTCATCGTTCTTGAAATTGGCCCCGGTCAGATACAACGGCGGTTTGCGGATGCTGGCGCTCAAACGCGGCCAATAGAAAACCGGCACGCCGCCGAAGTAGATGAAGTTGTCGCGGCTGGAAACGTACGAATCGGTCGCCTGGATCGTTTGGTTGGTGATCGGGTCGACGGTGGTCCGCAGACGCTGGCGAAATGAAAGCTGATCGCTTTGCAGCCAATATCGCGGCACGCCCAAACGGCTGGTCGTCACCGCGGCGCCGAACGCTTGAAAGTTGCCTTCGGCGACCTGTTGCAGGACATCCGCTTTCAATCGCACCACGCCCTGGTAATCGGGAATCGTGCTGATGGCTTCGGCGTCCAACACCATCCCGGTTTCCTGCGTCACGTTGTAATACATCGATTCGGCATAGATGATTCGGTCACCCTGTCGGAACACGATGTCGCCTTCCAGATACAGCTCCAAATCATGGGACGTCATGTCGGCGCGGCCTTGCATCAAATCATTCAGCAAGGGCGTCCACGCGACGATGCGATGGGCGGACAACGAGATCGTGCCGAGGTCCAAGAATTGGCCGCCGGGCAACTGGGCTTGGACGTCGCGGATCAGAACGGTGGCACCACCGCGGGCGACCCAGACCTCTTCGCCCAAGGCCGGACGCGGCACGTTTTGGATCGAAAGCGGAGCGGCGGGATTGCGTGAAACAAACTCGATTTCGTGTCGACCGTCGGCCGAGAAAATTCGAAATTGTCCTTCGCCGTTTTGAATTCGCGGCGCATCGGGCATCGTCGTCTGGTTCGGCACCGGGGTGCCCACGCCGGGCGTACCTGGAAAACTTGTGGCCGGGGGCGGCACCAGTGTGGGGCCAAAAATCTGGTCCGGCAGCGAATCGGGAACCGGAAGCGGCGACGCGTATTGGGCTTGGCGAACCCCACCGTCGTCTGCCCCCGAGTCTTCCGCGGGCGATTCCGTATGTCCTGCCAGACGAAGATCGCCCGGGGTGGATTGCGGATGAGGCAATCGCACGTCGGGCCAACCGCCGGGAAGGTGTGACGCCAAGGCAGGCAGACTTTGCGGCACTGGGACCGGTGTGGGCGATTGAATCTGGGGTTCCAATGCCGAATAGATCACGCCCGAAAGCGGACCCGTTTGCCCGCCTTTGCCGTCGGAAACACCGGAAATCACGAATCGCGTTCGAACGCGTCCCGGCGGGCCATCGACGACCAACAGCACCTGATCGCACAGATAGATCCGGTCTTCGAACATCAGTCGACAGTTGTCGCGCAGCCAGCTGATGTCGGCCCCACCGCGATTCCATTTGGCGATTCGATCGCCATCGACTCGGGGCGGCTGTCGCGAAATTTTGGTTGCGGATTCATCCGTCGTCGTCGCATCAGACGCCGGGAATTGGGCGGTCGCGGTTTGGGACGCCGGACCGATGTCCGAAAGTGCCAGCATCAAGCCGCAGATCAGGATCAACGCGGTGGAAAGCGGTCGTCGGACCCGCGCAGCAGGCATCCCGATCCGGATCTGCATCCTGCATCCGAAACGGGCGAGACATACAGCGGTGGCATCCGTGCCGACCAAGGGGGGAGACTTTCCGATCAAAACTATGGTGTTTGACACCGGGATGAACGGTCGAAGTCTACGAAAGCCGATCTGGGAATCACAAGTCAGATCGCTGGGGAGGCCCGACGAGTTTCACGGGCCTTTTCGAAGCGCCGAACTAGGGCGTTTTGGGGGTCACGTCGGCGGCCGAATCGGTCTGCGGATCTGCCGTGGAATCGGCTTCCGCGGGCGATGACGTCGGTTCCGAATCGGTCGTTGGCTGGGCGGGGGAGTCATCGTTGCCGTCACCCGATTCGGATGGATCCGACGCATCGGCGTTCTCGTCGGCTTCGTCCACCGCCTCGGCTTCCCAAGGGTCCACCCATTCACCCCATTGCCCCAGGTAGTCCTGATAGGCCTGGCAATCATCGGCACGTTGTTGGATGAAATCCTTGGCCTGCTGAACCAATTCGATTTCTTGTTCCAGCGTCAACTTGCCGGTCAAAACCATGCATCGGAGGAAGACAAAGTACGTGTCTAAGACGTCACAGCGACAGTAGTCGCTGATTTCCATCTTGCCGCCTTCGTCATATTTTTGTTGGACCGCTTCACCGTTCAAGCCCATCTTGCCGGGCTTGCCCAGCAACTGCGCCGCCAAGTTCAATCCACCGTTCAATCGTGCAGCGCCGAAATTGGTCAACAAGTCCTGCAGATCCAAATGGGCTTCGCTGTTGAATCGGTTGCGAAGGGCTTTGTAACCGGACCCAGAGAACCATTTTGCCAGCGAGATGCCGTAACGAAACGCCGCCATTTCCATGATCGGCAGATCGAACGATCGTCCGTTGAATGTGATCCAGGTGGGCCGGCGGTACATGTCCCACCCTTTCCAAAAGTTCGCCGTGATCACATGGCTGCGGAAATGGGGTTCATCCAGCGAAACCAAATCCAGCATCCGGAATTCCGCATCCAGTTTGGCGATGACCACCGCGATCGGGATTTGAAAGGTATGCGGGATGAACGTCGTTCCGGACTTTTCAAAGATTTCCGATTGATACCTTGCGATCGCTTCGGCCGGCGTCAGCCCTTCGCCGGGATATCGGACTTTGGCAATCAGATCGCCATCGGCCACGCTTTCGACATCAAAAACTAAGTAGGTGACCGATTGCGTCATGCCGTCGTCGCTGGATTGAAAACTGTCGAAATTTGCCGCCCGCCGCTTCGGCCACCAGTGCACGCTGCCGGGTGACGACGCGGGGTTGCTTCCACACGGGATTGGCGTCCAATTTAACGCCGGTGCGGATAAATTCTACCAATCCCCCGGTTGAACCGCGTCGACGTCGCTGTTTCCGAATCGCTATTTGACACCGAACGATTTATCCCCATGCAAATCAATCGCCAACGCCTGCTGGATCGCTTTCTGCGTTACGTCCAAATCGACACGCCGGCGGATCCGCACAGCAAGACATACCCCAGCACCGAGGCACAGCGTGATTTGGCGGTGGTGCTGGCCGAAGAATTGCGTGCCATGTCGGCCGAAGATGTTCAGATCGACGACAACGCTTTGGTCTGGGCGACCGTACCCGCCGTCGGTGATTACGGCGATGGTCCGACGATGGCGTTGGTCGCCCACATGGATGTTTCACCCGAGGCACCGGCCACGTCGGTCAAGCCGCAGGTGATCGAATCCTATGCCGGTGGCGATATTCCGCTTCCCGCCGGAAACGTGATCACGGTCGATGGCTGTCCGGATCTGAACGACATGGTGTCGAAGACTTTGATCACCACCGACGGCACCACATTGCTTGGCGGTGATGATAAAGCCGGGGTGGCGATCATCATGGAACTGGCACAAACGCTGATCGAAAACCCATCGTTGCCGCACGGTCCGATTCGCTTGCTGTTCACCTGTGACGAAGAAATCGGCCACGGAACGGACAAGATCGACTTGGACAAGCTTGGGGCCGATGTGGCCTACACCATCGACGGTGGCGGTGCGGACGTTTTGGATGTCGAGACCTTCTCTGCCGACGGGGCGACGGTCCAATTCACCGGACACAACATTCACCCGGCGATCGCGAAGGATCGCATGATCAACGCGATGCGTCCGGTCGCGGAATTCGTCGCGCGATTGCCCAAAGATCACTGCACTCCGGAAACCACCGACGGCCGCGAAGGCTTCATTCACGCCCATGACATGAAGGCGCGAACGGGCGAAGGCACCGTCGAACTGATTTTGCGTTCGTTCGACACCAGTGATTTGGAAGAATATGCCAAGCTGATTCGACGGATCGCCGCCGAAGTGGCCGCCGATCATCCGGGCATCGAATATGAGGTCAGCGTTTACCGACAGTATCGCAATCTGGCCGATGGGCTGAAAAAGTTGCCCGAATCCGTGACTCTGGCTGAAAAAGCGTTTGAGAATCTTGGGCGAAAATGCACCAAAGCGATCATTCGTGGCGGCACCGATGGAAGCCAGTTAACCGAAAAAGGGCTGCCGACGCCGAACCTGTCCAGCGGCCAGCACAATATCCACAGCGTGACGGAATTTGCGTGCTTGGATGAAATGGTCGCGGCCACCGAGCACTTGGTCGAATTGGCGAAATTGTGGGGATCGATTCGTCGCTAGCGGGACCCCGTGGCGCTGTGAACCAGGGCGTCGGGCCGGCAGGGATGTGTCGATCCGCTTTCTTCGGGACTACGGTAAACCGTCCGACTGCGGTAAATTTTTTCGCGGTCGCGTGTATTTGTTTTCGCGAATGCATTGTCCCCCAATACGAATTTCCAACGGAGCCCATCGCCATGCGATCCTTCACCGGTCCCCTGACTTTGTCCGCGTTCGGTTTGTTGACGGTCTTGGCGTCGTCCCCGGTTTTGGCCGATGACGCGGCGACGAAGACGACCGAAAAGATCAACGTTCTCAACGAAGCCCAACTGACGGTGCCCGCGGCGTTCAAAAAATCACCGCCGAAATCGCGGATCGTCGAAGCCGAATTTGTCGCCACCGATGGCAAGGGTGATGACGAATTGACCGCCCGTGTTTATGGCATGGCCAGTGGCGGTGGATTGGAACCGAACATCGCCCGATGGAAAGGTCAATTCAGCGAAAGCCCCGAAGGTGCGTTCAAGCGTGAAGCGATGAAAGTGGGCGATTGGCAGGTCGTGATCGTCGACCACGCCGGTTCGTTCAGCGAACGCATGGGCGGTGGTCCCTTCGCGGGTGGTCGAATGGTCAAACGCGAGGATTACGCGATGACCGGCGCCATTTTGCAAAGCCCCAAAGGACGCCTGTATTTCGTCAAGATGATCGGGCCGGCCAAAGTCGTTCAGGCCAATCGTGATGACTTTGTCAAAATGATCAAAAGCCTGGATGCCTCCTGATCGGGCCAGCTCTTTCAGATTTCGTCTGTGATCAACGCCCTTGTCGCTACGCTGAACCTTTCGTTGCAAACGGATGCACCGGATATTGCATGAACATTCAATCTTTGCTTGAGCATCACGGTATCTCTCGCAATCCTTTTGCCGAGGAAGACGCGCAGACCGACCAGGTTTTCAAGGAACACTGCATCAGCAGTGCCTACCATCCGGTCTGGGACAAGGTTTATGGGGACCCGGCCGAACCATCCACGGCGATCGTGTTCGGCCCGAAAGGCAGCGGGAAAACGGCGATGCGGTTGCAAGTCGACCGACATCTGGCCCGCTACAACGCCCAGCATCCCGAACAGCGTGTGTTCGTGATTCGCTATGACGATTTCAATCCGTTCCTGGATCACTTCAGCGAACGGATGAGTCGGCGGGTGGCGCGCAAGCCGGAAAAGGTGCTGGATGCATGGCGGTTGTGGGACCACATGGACGCGATTCTGTGCATCGGTGTGACCAGCCTGGTCGACCGAGTGCTGGCCATCGGATCGTCTCGTGAAGACGCATCCAGCGAAGACGCGATCACGACCGGCCATCTGGCGAAACTGGACCGCACCGCGGCACGTGATTTTCTGTTGTTGGCCATGGCATATGATCAATCCACCGCGTCGACGTCGGTGGGGCGATGGAGCCAATTGCGAAAGAAATTGTCGTTTTCCAACTGGTTGGCTTTTTGGGACGTGTCCCTGGCAGTGATCGGTACGATTGTCGCCGTGGTGCTGACCGGATACCTGTTCATGCGGCAAAACGGTGGCGAGGACGGTGGTCGCAGCCTGACAATTTTGTGGCTGGCCCCGGCCTTGGCATTGCTGTTTTCGTCACCTTTTTTGTGGCGATGGATCAAGTGTCACTTTGCGGCGATGGGCATTCGTCGCCATATGCGGGTCGGCAAACGCGAAGTCGGTTCGCTGCGAACCGTGCTGCTGCGGTTCCCGCGCCGTGAATTGGCCAACCAGCCGATTCCTCGCTACGACCGCACCGATGATCGCTATGAACTGTTGAACAAGTTCCAAGGTTTGATCGAACGTTTGGGCTATCACGGCATCATCGTGCTGATGGACCGCGTGGACGAACCGCATTTGACCGGCGGCAAACAGGAACTGATGAAGCGATTCGTTTGGCCGATGCTGGACAATAAATTGCTGAAGCAACCCGGCATCGGATTCAAGCTGATGTTGCCCCAAGAACTGTACCGGGATGTGGAACGCGAAAATCGCGATTTTCACGAACGTGCCCGATTGGACAAGCAGAACGTGGTGCCCTCGTTCGCTTGGACCGGTGAATCGTTGTACGACTTGGCGCGTGCCCGCATGATGGCGTGCGCCGCCGAGGGCGCTTCACCAGAACCCAAGGATTTGTTCGCCGATGACCTGTCGTACAACCGAATGTTGACCGCGTTTCAATCGCTGCGGGTGCCCCGGCACTTGTTTCGGTTCTTGTATCGGGTGTTGGTCGAACATTGCAACAAACACACCGATTCGGTTCCCGAATTTCGGGTCCGTGCGGAGACGTTTGAAACGACCTTGGCCGTCTATCAAAGCGAAGCCGAACTGGGCGGCTAGACGGTCAGTCCCGATTGTCCGTCCCAGCGAACGAAGCCTTCGATGGCGGCGTATTCGGCCAGTCCTAACGTGTCGTACTTGGCCGCGGTGTCTGCGTTTCGTGATTCGGCGCGTTCCCAGAACTCCCGCATGTCGGACCCCGGGAACAGCGCACGGTCTTTCTGCGATTCGTGTTTAAAAATCGCATTACGTTTTCGTTTGACTTCATCCGGGCTAAGCGGCACGGCCATCTCGATGCGTTCGACCGGCCATTCTTGCCAGGCCCCGCGGTACAACCAGACTTGGCAATCGGAATACCATTCGTCCTGTTGGCACTGCAGACACGATTGCAGCACTGCACGCAAACACGTGCGGTGGGTGCCATGCGGATCGGAAAGATCGCCTGCGGTGTAGATCAGATGCGGGCGGACCCGACGCATCAGGTCGACGGTCAGCCGGATGTCGTCTTGGGACAGTGGTTTTTTGCGGACCCGACCGGTTTGATAGAACGGCAAATTCAAAAAGTGAAGCTGTTCATCGGGAACGCCACAACATCGCGCCCCTTCGCGGGCTTCGCCGCGTCGAATCAATGCTTTGATACGTTGAACGGGTTCACTGTCGACTTGGCCGGGGTTCTTGTTCCGCAAAAATTCGTCGACGTGCGATTCCAGTTCGTCCAGACCTTCGGCCCGAATTTCAAATTCACGACAAAAGTCGGCGGCGAACTCGGCGAATCGCAAGGCGTCGTCGTCGAAGACCGCAATGTTGCCGGACGTTTGGTAAGCGATGTGGACTTCGTGGCCTTGGTCGACCAAGCGGATCAGGGTGCCGCCCATCGAAATGACGTCGTCATCGGGATGGGGGGAAAACAACAGGATGCGTTTGGGAAAAAGATCGTCGCGATGGCCCGGGCGGTCGCCGGCTTCCTTTCGGCTGTCGGGTTTGCCGCCCGGCCAGCCGGTGATCGTCGCATGCAAGCGGCGAAAGACTCGCAGGTTGATGTCATAGGCGCTGCCGTGATCGGCCAGCAAATCTTGTAATCCGTGTTCGTTGTAATCGGCCTCGGTCAATTTCAAGATGGCCTTTTCCGAACGCAGTGCCATGTCGATCACGGCGCGGTGCGTCATCGCATCGTCCCAGGCGATCGGCCCCAACGACCAGGGGCGCGCGAAACGCGTCAAAGCCGCTGCGGCGGATTGATCGACCACCACATCGGCCGCAGCGTGTCGTTGTAGGAACGTGGACGGGATCGACCAATGATCATCGTCCTGGACCGTGCGTCGAATGATTTGCGATTTGCCTTCGCCAAAGGCCAGCAACACGATCCGTTTGGCCTCCAGAATCGTGGCCACACCCATGGTGATTGCATGACGTGGCACGTTGTCGGCACCAAAAAAATTGCTGGCCGCATCGATGCGTGTGACTCGGTCCAGCGTGATCAACCGCGTGCGTGACCCTGGATCGCTGCCGGGTTCGTTGCATCCGATGTGGCCGATGCGGCTGACGCCCAGCAACTGGAAATCGATGCCGCCGGCGGACGTGATCTTGGCTTCGAAATCACTGCAGTACGCCGCCGCGTTTTCGCGATCGATGGTGCCATCGGGAAAGTGAACATTGTCGGGGTGAATATCGATGTGGTCGATCAAATGTTCGTGCAAGAAGCGTGCGTGGCTTTGCAATTGCTCCGGTGAAATTGGATAAAACTCATCCAAACTGAAAACGGTGACCTTTTCGAACGATAGGCCTTCGTCGCGGTGCAAACGAACCAGTTCATCGTAGGTGTCGACCGGCGACGATCCGGTGGCCAATCCCAGGACGAAATGACGCTCGCTCGAATCCGCTTCGCGGATGGCCTGGGCAATTTCGTCGGCAACCACCTTGGCCGCATCGGTGGGTTGTGGAAAAACCCGGATCGGTAGCCGCTCGATTCTGGTGAAATCCGTCTTCACGGTGCAGGTCTCCATGCTCCGGTGCAAATAGCTGTGTCTATTTAATGATGCGCGTCGTGGTCGATTTGTGCGGCAAGACTGGCGAACTTTGCGGCGCCGATCATTCCGGCATTGTTCTTTAGGCTGGCAAAGTCGATCGTCACTTGAGTGCCGACTTGCACCAGCGTCGTCG is from Crateriforma conspicua and encodes:
- a CDS encoding MATE family efflux transporter — its product is MTSMEKDAAVPTEFTDQVQQVHDSSELIDVVSPSGEVRSGDAAPDPGDPSTDTLGQAMAEVIRVAMPLMISTGTFSVVLFADRTFLLWYDGAAMSASMAAGNLFWTLICVPVGVSGMTGAVVSQYVGSRQREMIGRFLWQVVWFALATLPLFGLIGTLAPTLFSLTGQPAGLIELESAYLRLLMWGAGGIVLESGLSGFFAGTERTHVIMWASIASGVVNLVLDWMFIFGMNMGPLQIEAMGIIGAGWASLISFWFKGGLFAFLLARPKFQESYRILAGISFDPALIRKLLFFGLPSGLMSLTEAAGFTAIVLQIGQQGDLPLRATTMAINFNMIAYVPLVGVAIAASVLVGRHLTESGPSRAVKSVAGALSIGWIYSMVWAVLYLAFPDQLLALYQWGDASEDSMVAISLARNLLGFVAIYVIVDATQLIVAGSLRGAGDTWFVLLSGLFASIIACSIGIVFEPETGRLTWWWWVVTGWVFLLAASMVGRFLQGRWKSMRMV
- a CDS encoding diacylglycerol kinase, with translation MTDPHSRSTWRQKFADASRGIGVAVRGQKSFWVHFPAGVLVLVTAFALRLPATSMAILWLTVGVVIAAEVANSAFEALVHTVHPSFDPRIGRALDMAAGAVLILSIAAVAVGICLLGWPLWKVVVGVAAA
- a CDS encoding LPS-assembly protein LptD; the encoded protein is MPAARVRRPLSTALILICGLMLALSDIGPASQTATAQFPASDATTTDESATKISRQPPRVDGDRIAKWNRGGADISWLRDNCRLMFEDRIYLCDQVLLVVDGPPGRVRTRFVISGVSDGKGGQTGPLSGVIYSALEPQIQSPTPVPVPQSLPALASHLPGGWPDVRLPHPQSTPGDLRLAGHTESPAEDSGADDGGVRQAQYASPLPVPDSLPDQIFGPTLVPPPATSFPGTPGVGTPVPNQTTMPDAPRIQNGEGQFRIFSADGRHEIEFVSRNPAAPLSIQNVPRPALGEEVWVARGGATVLIRDVQAQLPGGQFLDLGTISLSAHRIVAWTPLLNDLMQGRADMTSHDLELYLEGDIVFRQGDRIIYAESMYYNVTQETGMVLDAEAISTIPDYQGVVRLKADVLQQVAEGNFQAFGAAVTTSRLGVPRYWLQSDQLSFRQRLRTTVDPITNQTIQATDSYVSSRDNFIYFGGVPVFYWPRLSASIRKPPLYLTGANFKNDDIFGTQVMLEWDLFQLLGYDSAPDGVDVRIKTDYLSDRGPAFGTRTTYDRTSFFGIPGHVRGQTDGYLIHDTGLDTLGQDRRDLTPEKTWRGKSWLQHRHTFNSGWEFIAEVGYISDRNFLEQYFESDWDQQKDYTTGARLRRYGGNQLLDLSVEARVNDFFKETQQLPVLEHYAIGLSPLGNALTWTMNNKVGYVDLNVADTPVDPVEAASMTTLPGEVDAKGLIASTRHELSAPLDLGPLNLSPFVGGDATYFGEDINGDSLTRLTGQAGIRASLPMYRIDPTIQSALLNVRGLAHKIEWVGEYFYADSDANFDDLPYYDSLDDNAQEQFRRRFIIDQFGGVLPAQFDPRDYGFRQGIQRYVTSPSDVVVADQQQIRLGVHQRFQTRRGLPGRERITDILRLDIDTILMPDADRDNYGETVGPTTYDASFHLGDRVSLLSDGYIDFFDDGLRSISGGIRMSRPGLGDVYAGLINIDGPVTSTALRTSLDYRLNEKWIVRAGSTYDFADVGNVGQTIGLTRIGESFLTGFEVTVDAGRENVGFNFFVLPRFFPTGRGRVGGQLIPPPGVEGLE
- a CDS encoding 3'-5' exonuclease, which produces MTQSVTYLVFDVESVADGDLIAKVRYPGEGLTPAEAIARYQSEIFEKSGTTFIPHTFQIPIAVVIAKLDAEFRMLDLVSLDEPHFRSHVITANFWKGWDMYRRPTWITFNGRSFDLPIMEMAAFRYGISLAKWFSGSGYKALRNRFNSEAHLDLQDLLTNFGAARLNGGLNLAAQLLGKPGKMGLNGEAVQQKYDEGGKMEISDYCRCDVLDTYFVFLRCMVLTGKLTLEQEIELVQQAKDFIQQRADDCQAYQDYLGQWGEWVDPWEAEAVDEADENADASDPSESGDGNDDSPAQPTTDSEPTSSPAEADSTADPQTDSAADVTPKTP
- the pepT gene encoding peptidase T — encoded protein: MQINRQRLLDRFLRYVQIDTPADPHSKTYPSTEAQRDLAVVLAEELRAMSAEDVQIDDNALVWATVPAVGDYGDGPTMALVAHMDVSPEAPATSVKPQVIESYAGGDIPLPAGNVITVDGCPDLNDMVSKTLITTDGTTLLGGDDKAGVAIIMELAQTLIENPSLPHGPIRLLFTCDEEIGHGTDKIDLDKLGADVAYTIDGGGADVLDVETFSADGATVQFTGHNIHPAIAKDRMINAMRPVAEFVARLPKDHCTPETTDGREGFIHAHDMKARTGEGTVELILRSFDTSDLEEYAKLIRRIAAEVAADHPGIEYEVSVYRQYRNLADGLKKLPESVTLAEKAFENLGRKCTKAIIRGGTDGSQLTEKGLPTPNLSSGQHNIHSVTEFACLDEMVAATEHLVELAKLWGSIRR
- a CDS encoding 6-phosphogluconolactonase codes for the protein METCTVKTDFTRIERLPIRVFPQPTDAAKVVADEIAQAIREADSSERHFVLGLATGSSPVDTYDELVRLHRDEGLSFEKVTVFSLDEFYPISPEQLQSHARFLHEHLIDHIDIHPDNVHFPDGTIDRENAAAYCSDFEAKITSAGGIDFQLLGVSRIGHIGCNEPGSDPGSRTRLITLDRVTRIDAASNFFGADNVPRHAITMGVATILEAKRIVLLAFGEGKSQIIRRTVQDDDHWSIPSTFLQRHAAADVVVDQSAAAALTRFARPWSLGPIAWDDAMTHRAVIDMALRSEKAILKLTEADYNEHGLQDLLADHGSAYDINLRVFRRLHATITGWPGGKPDSRKEAGDRPGHRDDLFPKRILLFSPHPDDDVISMGGTLIRLVDQGHEVHIAYQTSGNIAVFDDDALRFAEFAADFCREFEIRAEGLDELESHVDEFLRNKNPGQVDSEPVQRIKALIRRGEAREGARCCGVPDEQLHFLNLPFYQTGRVRKKPLSQDDIRLTVDLMRRVRPHLIYTAGDLSDPHGTHRTCLRAVLQSCLQCQQDEWYSDCQVWLYRGAWQEWPVERIEMAVPLSPDEVKRKRNAIFKHESQKDRALFPGSDMREFWERAESRNADTAAKYDTLGLAEYAAIEGFVRWDGQSGLTV